The Actinoplanes sp. N902-109 genomic interval GTGAGCAGCGGGACGAGCAGCACCGAACTGGCCCGCATGCCGGGGATCGCCCGGTACGCCTGCTGTGCTCTCGCCCGGGCAGCGACCGTCACCCCGAAGTTCTGCTCGGCCAGGAAGGGGGGCCCGCCGCCCGCGAGGCCGGCATCCGGGGCCGTCCGGCTGACCTCGGCCCCGGCGAACAGCAACTGCAGGGCGATCGCGCCGGCCACCCCGACCGCGAGGCCGGTGACCGCACGGCTGGATGCGGCCGGGTTCTGCCGCAGTTGCCGGACGGCCAGCTGCCACGCCAGCGGGCCGCGGCCGAGCAGCCGGACCACAGCCGGCACCGCGTACGGCACCAACGGGACCACCGCGACCAGCAGCACCATCACCGCCACCAGGATCTGCCGCTCCTCGCTGTTGCCGGGCTGGTACCGCACGCCGCGCAGCGCGGGATAGGCCAGGACTACCCCGACGACCGGCAGCACGAGCCGCCACCACAGCCGGGCCCGCCGCGGCCGGGTCCGGCGCACCACACCGAGCGGCTCGATCACCACGGTACGCAGCATCAGCAGGGTCACTGCCACGGTCATGGCGAGCACACCGATCAGCACGAGCAGGGCCAGCAGCGGGGCCGGTCGTACGTCCGCGGTGAACGCGCTGGTGTCGAGCACCTCGATGTGGGGCACGAACTCGCGCACCACGGCGAACAGGACGGTGCCGCCGGCCAGCCCGAGCAGCGCCGGGACCAGCGCCTCCCCGATGGCGATGCGGACGGCGGCGGCCCGGTCGGCACCGGCGAGCCGGATGGCCGCCAGCCGCCGGTCGCGGCTGTCGCCGCTGAAGCGGATCGCCGCACCGACGAAGAGCGCCACCGGCAGCAGCAGCGTCAGCACGGCCAGGACGGCCAGCATCCGCAGACCCGGGTCGATCCCGCCGCCGCCCGGCGCACCGAACCCGGTCAGCCGCTGCACCTGCGGCCCCGGCACGTCGTGCAGCTTGTCGTCCCCGGCGTAGAAGACGTACTCCCGCGGATCGGCCAGCCCCCGGTCGGCGACGGTGCCGGTCACCTCGTACGGCACCTGGGCGCGCAGCTCGGCACCGTCCGGCCCGCGCAACGCCGCCCGCAACGCCGGCGAGACCAGCATCGTGCCGTCCGCCGGGAACGCGCTGACGCCGGGCGGCAGCGGCGCCCGGGGCCCGTCCGGGCGCAGCAGCCGGCCCCGGACCGCCTTGCCCCGCCAGGTCAGCTCCACAGTGCCGACGAGCACGGTGGCGTCGGTGGCCGAGCTTTCCGGCGCGAAGAAGGCGTCGAACCGCGGCCCGGTGCGCTCGTGCCGCTCCGCGAGGATGGTGGGCACGGCCGCGGCCAGCAGCAGGACGGCAACGCCCAGCGCGATCCCGAGCGCCACGGTGCCGATCCGGACCCAGCCCCGGCGGCCACCGGCGATCGAGAGCCGGGCGCCGAGCAGCAGCTGGGTCAGCAGCCGGCTCATCGGGCGCCGGCCCGGGACAGGCTGCGCCCGTCGCGCACGGTGATGCCCCGGTCGGCGTACGCGGCCACCCGTACGTCATGGGTGACCAGCACGACCGCCGTGCCGGACTCGCGCGCCGCCCCGGTCAGCAGCGTCATCACCCGTTCCCCGGCCACCGAGTCCAGGGCACCGGTCGGCTCGTCGGCGAACACCACCCGCGGCTCGGTGACCAGGGCCCGGGCCACCGCCACCCGCTGCTGCTGGCCGCCGGACAGCTCACCGGGCAGGCCGGCCCGCTTGTCGGCCACCTGCAAGCGGTCCAGGCAGGCCAGGGCGCGCGCCTCCGCCCGGCGCCGGGACACGCCGTCGAGCCGCAGCGGCAGCGCCACGTTCTCCAGTGCGCTGAGCTCGGGCACCAGCTGTCCGAACTGGAACACGAAGCCGAAGGCGCGACGCCGCAGCGCACTGCGCTCGGCATCGGAGGCGCGCGACAGGTCGCGGCCCTCGTACAGCACGGCTCCGGCGTCCGGGGCGGTCAGCCCGGCCGCGCAGTGCAGCAGCGTGGACTTGCCGGACCCGGACGGTCCCATGACCGACAGGATCTCGCCGGCGTGCACGATCAGGTCGGCACCGGCCAGCGCGACGGTCGGGCCGTACGCCTTGTGCAGGCCGACCGCCTCCAGCAGCGGGCTCACCGCAGCACCCACTCGCCGAGCTCGTCCAGCTGCGTGGCGGTGTGCTCCAGCCAGCGCAGGTCCGCCTCCAGGTGGAACAGCGCGTGGTCGCAGATCAGCCGGTCGGCCAGGTCACCGCCGATCTTGCGCCGGGTGAGCTCGCGCATCGCGGTCAGGTGTTCCTCGCGCTGCAGGTCGAGCACCGCGGTGGCGGACCGGCCGGTCAGCAGCGCGCCCACCACCTTGGCGTACAGCGTGCTCTGCAGGTAACGCTCGGGGCGTTCCGGCTCGTCGAGCCAGCGCTGCACATCGGTCACCCCGGCCGCGGTGATGGTGTAGCGCTTGCGGTCCGGGCCGCCACCCGCCTCCGGCGCATCGACCTCGACGAGACCGTTCTTCAGCAGCTTGGCCAGCGTGGTGTAGACCTGCCCGTAGTGCAGCGGGCGCTCCGGGCCGAAGTGCTGGTCGTAAGCGCGCTTGAGGTCGTACCCGTGCCGGGGCTCGGCCTCGAGCAGCGCGAGAAACGCCGTGGCGATCGTCATGGCGCGGCACTATACACCTGG includes:
- a CDS encoding PadR family transcriptional regulator; protein product: MTIATAFLALLEAEPRHGYDLKRAYDQHFGPERPLHYGQVYTTLAKLLKNGLVEVDAPEAGGGPDRKRYTITAAGVTDVQRWLDEPERPERYLQSTLYAKVVGALLTGRSATAVLDLQREEHLTAMRELTRRKIGGDLADRLICDHALFHLEADLRWLEHTATQLDELGEWVLR
- a CDS encoding ABC transporter ATP-binding protein; protein product: MSPLLEAVGLHKAYGPTVALAGADLIVHAGEILSVMGPSGSGKSTLLHCAAGLTAPDAGAVLYEGRDLSRASDAERSALRRRAFGFVFQFGQLVPELSALENVALPLRLDGVSRRRAEARALACLDRLQVADKRAGLPGELSGGQQQRVAVARALVTEPRVVFADEPTGALDSVAGERVMTLLTGAARESGTAVVLVTHDVRVAAYADRGITVRDGRSLSRAGAR
- a CDS encoding FtsX-like permease family protein, encoding MSRLLTQLLLGARLSIAGGRRGWVRIGTVALGIALGVAVLLLAAAVPTILAERHERTGPRFDAFFAPESSATDATVLVGTVELTWRGKAVRGRLLRPDGPRAPLPPGVSAFPADGTMLVSPALRAALRGPDGAELRAQVPYEVTGTVADRGLADPREYVFYAGDDKLHDVPGPQVQRLTGFGAPGGGGIDPGLRMLAVLAVLTLLLPVALFVGAAIRFSGDSRDRRLAAIRLAGADRAAAVRIAIGEALVPALLGLAGGTVLFAVVREFVPHIEVLDTSAFTADVRPAPLLALLVLIGVLAMTVAVTLLMLRTVVIEPLGVVRRTRPRRARLWWRLVLPVVGVVLAYPALRGVRYQPGNSEERQILVAVMVLLVAVVPLVPYAVPAVVRLLGRGPLAWQLAVRQLRQNPAASSRAVTGLAVGVAGAIALQLLFAGAEVSRTAPDAGLAGGGPPFLAEQNFGVTVAARARAQQAYRAIPGMRASSVLLVPLLTDTTPTGPSALVVGDCTALRVVATLDRCADGDSFVVGDRPGTVSIDDGTGRSAGRWRVPSGARPVTRTEALGDPLYPTLFATPAAAPRIPPDVARLRTYFTTGLDDDAAFARIRAVSMRLDPLTTVVNTTRLQHADPFAAVRTGLLIGTVVVLILMCLSLLLDAADRLRERRRLLGVLAAIGARPVTLVWSMVWQSLIPLLVGLTLAGLAGIVLGFALQRAEQLPLHLDAAAILVPVAVAAALAVLTTLVSLPAVRALMSTEELRHE